Proteins from a genomic interval of Poecile atricapillus isolate bPoeAtr1 chromosome 1, bPoeAtr1.hap1, whole genome shotgun sequence:
- the ZFYVE26 gene encoding zinc finger FYVE domain-containing protein 26 isoform X5, producing the protein MAAARGGGAGAVPESPAPPGLRPAPPGSAASPSRVSPRPGASPRPGKMYSFGNEEADSLERLFGFFCECVRRGHWELAQACVPQLSQWHGDGPGKVEAILQALVACPVGVRRGQNSSPGRSAWLWLLVLEKWLARNQKTVPVALQRETEFLLFLEELQKDVSEEVLKELFEAFECVQNKHITDSQRRDDCSHKFSLDVVSALRKLLLRAPQRAKALLEFFQGEQGPHSSSLLQYRSLQNIFVEFLCDSLKSLQRLQSSPELSAELNQRELVDTIYAALSIVTFEVEHQADEMKQLFRELLDVCWAEGSPLREEKLLNCMLRKQSHGLLSLYSSVLTERTREKFLLSKAIQKGSSASEQLDTERTVMSLFSDPKEAPSWKTAYFYFLSSSRHFLEQILVTALALLKREDYSGLKSLLRREFNPLSRLLVLLGWTHCQSLESAKALLWSLHKTQDLCNDSILKDFCDGLWAHVEVLEWCMQQNSITVPRKVLLQHLHSLDCHTAVYSLHHLTNLLALNEDDVIELLQKVPARDQQMQAAPLPNTLSQQRDLALFRAFCAMKYAIYALCVNSHRHAKCKDCVHSLLGDIPEDAAFGEPADCSSVFPQYIVKCQQFLRSVPIPLRLEVLENIFSLLFISYKDLYTETPLPEDYAEDEDLEKKSATLSVEGSASRRSYTSQSSEHLIEAEKKSEKHLLAAQTVHTDTRDLCDSMLDGKNCETSKPTHLDLKHFTSGVTGFLVDDVAMEAFLTLLLKHLEEIQSSLPWDSSNVLREELELVECLNLSASRDAFGSRVLQFSKYLSEAHWRYKVVMSNRNAEHQLAASRRHCSLIRRSSFKKRSRYRRYKSDGKEGTSSPSLESTSSELSTSTSEGSTSSVSGLSDLESRARPHQQNSLIPMMLSPPESLLVSCVLRGNFVEAHQVALMFNLETSPCYGELIFMERYQEAVEEMARVEHNIENQSSDGTGGIRKSGSGRSTLQAIGNAAAAGMVFYSISDVTDKLLATSGSLAPTLQENFWIRNIQLEHTDPLREVLEDLSPSAMAAFDLACTQCHLWKTCKQLLETAERRLYNSLETRGHRTDLVLLHSDGVKGFPAVLQQISKILNYSCTSQGQSRPEVADEKIGSNFRCSIVDLLQACYPTLTEESITNEIVLSQNLDHVLEALTCVERSVDSKGSLLSTLVEQGSLKPMELEKHLVWNQTQLLLRTLDQHTRTMPENNMQTNFVKAFLDYITTLAAVVLRSLNAELDVSAEVKVGNPFILLQQSPSQLLSQLIFERQVHPDRLSSLLAKEELNLNVQEVIVNSCCEPLSLCSARQNSQAKSLLTNISNLTHQCAYHCLPDVEIPIHNSSVTSEDISTQASSFLNDLSQHTLTASSLDFLKSQSKLMATVACLSASNIQKIHKSGLSWMEFRGKREVPLSLEQISRECEALLKEFPILERFLLAMFDPLRNQEEGSSLATVLSGKAYMSLVLLGLHSTTAVKVLMGVFEQALAAKDWDRALKVLDLYSQDVEEVVSVKDAVLSCAAAEDKDGWQYLFPVKNAVLRSRLALRCLDKWPLDACLEILAYCVSDLGIPHELKANLQSRRKELLVYQKILNVQNEPLWNDWQDLKKACTDDPQAVMSIILKAKDYELCEEWGHLYPVPREDLINLHREHLLHLLEMGDMEKALQLLQRIEDPGVCLAISEQSLDQHPSLAASHFLADYLTAHFYASLTTARRNEIQALYIGSKVLLTLPELSRVNYFHLSSRPLLMLEQLLMNMKVDWVAEAVQTLHQLLAGQEIGFNVGDIDNLLSKYAEKALNFPFTLKEKRSDSLIRIQESLNQALECEALSKPGSSELSPVSFTGVTISASPRERSLQQNLFPQEFVPPEKPPPKQQWIPDDTETICMVCKTERFTMFNRRHHCRRCGRLVCSSCSTKKMEIEPCRENLSRVCDQCYSYYNRENVPGLVQDTSTKEDQDQVEVVRIPKATDLEWIFSLNEEENEIVRSEFYYEQAPSSSLCIAILSLHSDSIVCGHQLIEHCCKLSQGLTNPEVDAGLLMDIMKQLLFSAKMMFVKAGRSQDLALCDSYISKVDVLNILVAAAYRPVPSLDQILLPAAVTRLRNQLLEAEYYQLAIEVSTKSGLDPGGAWHAWGMACLKAGNLTSAREKFNRCLKPPMDLNQLNHGSRLVQDVIQYLESTVKPVLITDDDYFATLRELEATLRTRSLSLEVMCEGKIQHNSYYQECLFYLHSYGTNLAIISFYMRHDCMREALLHLLNKESPSEVFIEGIFIPSYESGKLHMLENLLETIDPGLESWGVYLIAACKYLQRKNYYHILYELQQFMKDHVRAAMTCIRFFTHGAKSYTELGGKQTWLLKIKDHLKVYLQEVSRSAGRKKMAFTFRKKMSATDVSRHINTVDLQMEVTKFLHQCESSGAAQMTDSSLPTLFGNNNMKMDVACKVILEGKNIEEGFGIAFRVLQDFQLEATEVYSKVAKQLVKQQKYSEIQQLLKCVNESGVAAKNDGDNIILNCLNEFKNIPAEDLDNLIQDMDSDENKIQAYMMCNKLRSAYLVSVRQEKARAVQLVQRVRQLAESSGDDVVKAICAQWLSVHQPKVRNRLPQGTRK; encoded by the exons AAAACTGTTCCAGTTGCTCTTCAGAGAGAAACtgaatttttgttgttcttggAAGAATTACAGAAAGATGTCTCTGAGGAAGTTCTAAAG gAACTGTTTGAAGCATTTGAGTGCGTGCAGAACAAGCACATCACAGACAGCCAAAGAAGAGATGACTGTTCTCACAAATTCAGTTTGGATGTTGTTTCAGCTCTCCGGAAGCTTTTGCTGCGGGCTCCCCAGAGGGCAAAAGCCCTGCTGGAGTTCTTCCAGGGGGAACAAGGCCCACATAGCTCCTCACTCCTGCAGTATCGCTCTCTACAAAACATCTTTGTTGAGTTTCTTTGTGACTCCTTGAAATCTCTGCAGAGGCTTCAGAGCAGTCCTGAGCTTTCAGCTGAACTAAATCAAAGAGAGCTAGTAGATACAATTTATGCTGCTCTCAGTATAGTGACTTTTGAGGTGGAGCATCAAGCAGATGAAATGAAGCAGTTATTCAGGGAGCTCTTGGATGTATGCTGGGCTGAGGGGAGCCCACTGAGGGAAGAGAAGCTACTAAACTGTATGCTGAGGAAACAAAGCCATGGCCTGCTAAGCCTCTATAGCAGTGTTCTCACagaaagaacaagagaaaagTTTTTGTTGTCAAAAGCAATACAAAAAg GTTCATCTGCATCTGAGCAGCTGGATACAGAGCGAACTGTGATGAGTTTGTTCTCAGATCCCAAAGAAGCTCCTTCGTGGAAGACAGCCTATTTCTACTTcttgagcagcagcaggcacttTCTGGAACAGATTCTG gTGACTGCATTAGCTTTACTAAAAAGAGAAGACTACTCGGGCCTGAAGAGCTTGTTGAGGAGAGAATTCAACCCCCTTAGCCGCCTCTTGGTGTTGTTAGGATGGACTCATTGTCAAAGCTTGGAATCGGCAAAAGCTTTGCTATGGAGTCTACACAAAACTCAG GATCTGTGCAATGATTCAATATTGAAAGATTTTTGTGATGGGCTGTGGGCTCATGTGGAAGTTCTTGAATGGTGCATGCAGCAAAACAG TATTACTGTCCCAAGGAAGGTTCTGTTGCAACACTTGCACAGTCTGGATTGCCACACTGCGGTATATTCTCTGCATCATCTCACCAATCTTCTGGCTCTGAATGAAGATGATGTTATTGAGCTTCTTCAAAAAGTTCCTGCTAGAGACCAGCAGATGCAGG CAGCCCCACTCCCTAACACCCTGAGTCAGCAGCGTGACCTCGCACTCTTCCGAGCGTTCTGTGCCATGAAGTATGCAATCTATGCTCTGTGTGTGAATTCACACAGGCATGCCAAGTGCAAGGATTGTGTACACAGCCTTCTTGGTGATATCCCTGAGGATGCAGCTTTTGGAGAGCCAGCAG ATTGCTCTTCAGTATTTCCTCAGTACATTGTGAAGTGTCAGCAGTTCTTAAGGAGTGTTCCCATTCCTCTGCGCCTGGAGGTTTTGGAGaatattttctccttgctttttatttcctataAAGACCTCTATACTGAGACTCCTCTACCTGAGGACTATGCAGAGGATGAAGACCTTGAAAAAAAGAGCGCTACTCTGAGTGTAGAAGGCAGTGCTAGTCGGCGATCTTACACCTCACAAAGTTCAGAACACCTAAtagaggcagaaaaaaaatcagaaaagcacCTGCTGGCTGCACAAACAGTTCACACAGATACTCGAGATCTTTGTGACTCCATGTTAGATGGCAAAAACTGTGAAACCTCTAAGCCAACCCACCTGGATCTGAAACACTTCACCAGTGGTGTTACTGGGTTTTTAGTGGATGATGTAGCCATGGAGGCCTTCCTCACATTGCTGCTCAAGCACCTGGAAGAAATTCAAAGTTCTCTCCCGTGGGACTCCAGTAATGTTCTTCGTGAAGAGCTGGAGCTTGTTGAGTGCTTGAATCTTTCTGCGAGCAGAGATGCCTTTGGAAGTCGCGTGTTACAGTTTTCCAAGTACCTCTCTGAAGCTCACTGGCGATACAAGGTGGTGATGAGTAACAGAAATGCAG aaCATCAGCTTGCAGCCTCCAGGAGACATTGCTCTTTAATCAGGCGCTCCAGCTTTAAGAAACGAAGTAGATACCGGAGGTACAAGTCAG aTGGGAAAGAGGGAACTTCCAGTCCATCATTGGAAAGCACAAGTAGTGAGCTAAGCACCAGTACTTCAG AGGGAAGTACCAGTAGTGTGTCTGGCTTGAGCGATTTAGAAAGCAGGGCAAGACCACATCAGCAGAACTCCCTCATTCCTATGATGCTTTCCCCCCCAGAATCACTGTTAGTTTCTTGTGTTTTGAGAGGAAACTTTGTGGAAGCCCATCAG GTGGCTTTGATGTTTAATCTGGAGACTTCCCCTTGCTATGGTGAATTGATTTTCATGGAGCGTTACCAAGAGGCAGTAGAAGAAATGGCGAGAGTGGAACACAATATTGAGAATCAATCATCAGATGGCACTGGAGGCATCAGGAAATCTGGCAGTGGCCGTTCAACACTGCAAGCTATTGggaatgcagcagcagctg GTATGGTATTTTATTCCATCTCGGATGTTACTGATAAATTGCTTGCAACCTCTGGAAGTCTTGCCCCTACTCTTCAAGAAAACTTCTGGATCAGGAACATCCAGCTGGAGCATACTGATCCTCTGCGAGAAGTTCTTGAGGACCTCAGTCCTTCAGCAATGGCAGCATTTGACCTAGCTTGTACTCAGTGCCATCTTTGGAAGACATGCAAACAGCTTCTGGAGACAGCAGAAAGAAGACTCTACAACAGCCTTGAAACTCGGG GCCACCGAACTGACTTGGTTTTGCTTCACTCTGATGGTGTGAAGGGTTTTCCAGCAGTTCTCCAGCAAATAAGTAAAATTCTCAACTATTCCTGCACATCACAAGGTCAATCCAGACCAG AGGTTGCAGATGAGAAAATAGGGAGTAATTTTCGATGCAGTATTGTAGACCTTCTGCAAGCTTGCTACCCTACCTTGACTGAAGAAAGTATTACTAATGAAATTGTTTTATCACAAAACCTGGATCACGTCCTGGAGGCACTGACTTGTGTTGAACGTTCTGTGG ACTCTAAAGGGAGCCTGCTTAGCACCTTGGTGGAGCAGGGCTCTCTCAAACCAATGGAGCTGGAGAAGCACCTGGTTTGGAACcaaacacagctcctgctgagaaCTCTTGACCAGCATACCCGAACCATGCCAGAGAACAACATGCAAACAAACTTTGTGAAGGCCTTCCTTGACTACATCACTACACTGGCTGCTGTGGTGTTACGAAGCTTGAATGCAGAGCTAG ATGTATCTGCAGAAGTGAAAGTGGGAAACCCTTTCATACTGTTACAGCAGAGTCCATctcagctgctttcccagctTATTTTTGAGAGACAAGTTCATCCTGACAG GCTTTCTTCTCTCTTGGCTAAAGAAGAGTTGAACCTGAATGTGCAGGAAGTCATTGTTAACTCTTGCTGTGAACCACTGTCCTTGTGCAGTGCAAGGCAAAACAGCCAGGCAAAGTCTCTTCTGACAAACATCAGCAACTTGACACACCAGTGTGCCTACCACTGCCTGCCAGATGTTGAAATACCTATTCACAATTCTTCAGTGACCTCTGAGGATATCTCCACTCAAGCCTCATCCTTTCTGAATGACTTGAGCCAGCACACACTCACTGCCTCCTCCTTGGACTTCCTGAAGTCTCAGTCAAAGCTAATGGCTACAGTGGCGTGTCTAAGTGCATCTAATATACAGAAAATTCACAAATCGGGTTTGTCTTGGATGGAATTTCGGGGCAAACGGGAGGTGCCCTTAAGCTTGGAACAGATTTCCAGGGAGTGTGAGGCGTTGTTGAAGGAGTTCCCAATATTGGAACGATTTCTTCTTGCTATGTTTGACCCGCTTCGGAATCAAGAGGAAGGTAGCAGTTTGGCTACTGTCTTGTCTGGCAAGGCATACATGTCTCTGGTTCTCCTAGGATTACATTCCACCACAGCTGTTAAAGTTTTAATGGGTGTCTTTGAACAAGCTCTTGCGGCAAAGGATTGGGACAGAGCTCTGAAGGTCTTGGATCTGTACAGTCAGGATGTGGAGGAAGTGGTCAGTGTAAAGGATGCTGTGCTGAGTTGTGCGGCTGCTGAAG ATAAGGATGGTTGGCAATACTTGTTCCCAGTAAAAAATGCAGTGTTGAGAAGTAGACTGGCCCTGCGCTGTCTGGACAAGTGGCCCCTTGATGCCTGTTTGGAAATTCTAGCTTATTGCGTTTCTGATCTGGGCATACCTCATGAACTAAAAGCCAatctgcagagcaggaggaaagaaCTTCTGGTTTATCAAAAG attttgaatGTGCAAAATGAACCATTGTGGAATGACTGGCAGGATCTGAAAAAAGCCTGCACTGATGACCCCCAGGCTGTGATGAGTATCATTCTTAAAGCAAAG GATTATGAATTGTGTGAGGAGTGGGGACACTTGTATCCTGTACCAAGAGAAGACTTGATCAATCTTCACCGTGAGCACCTTCTCCACTTACTGGAGATGGGAGACATGGAAAAGGCACTGCAG CTTTTACAAAGAATCGAAGACCCTGGTGTTTGTCTTGCCATCAGTGAACAGTCTCTTGACCAGCATCCGAGCTTGGCAGCCTCTCACTTCTTGGCCGATTACCTCACAGCTCACTTCTATGCCAGTCTGACAACAGCACGCCGGAATGAAATCCAGGCACTCTATATAGGATCAAAG GTGCTGCTGACTCTGCCTGAGCTCTCCCGTGTTAACTACTTCCACCTCTCCTCAAGGCCACTGCTTATGTTGGAACAGCTCCTCATGAATATGAAGGTGGACTGGGTAGCTGAAGCTGTGCAGACACTGCACCAGCTTTTAGCTGGGCAGGAAATTGGTTTTAATGTAGGAGACATTGACAATTTGCTTTCCAAGTATGCAGAAAAAGCTCTCAACTTCCCTTtcacattaaaagaaaagagatcAG ATTCTCTGATACGTATTCAAGAGAGTCTCAATCAGGCGTTGGAGTGTGAAGCATTGTCTAAACCAGGATCATCAGAACTATCTCCTGTCAGCTTTACTG GTGTAACCATATCTGCAAGTCCCAGAGAGAGAAGCTTGCAGCAGAACTTGTTTCCTCAAGAATTTGTGCCTCCCGAGAAGCCACCACCAAAGCAGCAATGGATACCTGATGACACTGAAACGATATGTATGGTTTGCAAAACTGAACGCTTCACTATG TTTAACAGGCGGCATCACTGCAGGCGCTGTGGCAGACTGGTGTGCAGCTCTTGCTCCaccaagaaaatggaaatagaaCCTTGCAGAGAAAATCTGTCCCGTGTGTGTGATCAATGCTATAGCTACTATAACAGAGAAAACGTGCCTGGCTTGGTGCAGGACACAAGCAC AAAAGAAGATCAGGACCAAGTGGAAG TGGTACGAATACCCAAGGCAACTGATCTTGAAtggattttttccctgaatGAAGAGGAGAATGAAATTGTACGCAGCGAATTTTATTATGAACAG GCTCCCAGCTCTTCCTTGTGTATTGCCATCCTCAGCCTGCACAGTGACAGCATAGTGTGTGGCCATCAACTGATAGAGCACTGCTGCAAGTTGTCCCAAGGGCTCACTAATCCTGAGGTGGATGCTGGACTCCTCATGGACATCATGAAACAATTGCTCTTCAGTGCTAAAATGATGTTTGTAAAAGCTGGAAGGAGCCAGGACCTAGCTCTCTGTGACAG CTACATCAGCAAAGTGGATGTGTTGAATATTTTAGTTGCTGCTGCCTACCGTCCAGTGCCATCTTTGGATCAGAtccttctcccagcagcagtAACAAGATTGAGAAATCAGCTTTTGGAAGCAGAGTACTATCAACTAGCCATAGAG gTTTCTACAAAATCTGGATTGGATCCAGGTGGAGCATGGCATGCCTGGGGCATGGCTTGCCTTAAAGCTGGAAATTTAACTTCTGCAAGAGAGAAGTTTAACCGATGTTTAAAGCCACCCATGGATCTAAACCAGCTGAACCATGGTTCAAGGCTGGTCCAGGATGTGATCCAGTACCTGGAGTCCACAGTGAAGCCAGTACTCATCACA GATGATGATTACTTTGCCACATTGAGGGAACTTGAAGCAACACTGAGAACAAGAAGTCTGTCTCTGGAGGTGATGTGTGAGGGGAAGATTCAACACAACAGCTATTATCAGGAGTGCTTGTTCTATTTACATAGTTATGGCACTAATCTGGCAATAATAAGCTTTTACATGAGACATGACTGTATGAGAGAAGCACTGCTTCACTTGTTAAATAAG GAATCCCCATCAGAAGTGTTTATTGAAGGGATCTTCATTCCCAGTTATGAAAGTGGAAAACTGCATATGTTGGAGAACTTGCTGGAAACCATTGATCCAGGATTGGAAAGCTGGGGAGTCTACTTGATTGCAGCCTGCAAATACTTGCAAAGAAAGAACTATTACCATATTCTGTATGAACTGCAACAGTTCATGAAG GATCACGTCCGTGCTGCAATGACCTGCATTAGATTTTTCACTCATGGAGCAAAGTCTTATACTGAACTTGGAGGAAAACAGACATGGCTTCTAAAGATCAAGGACCATCTCAAAGTCTATCTGCAGGAGGTCTCAAGAagtgcaggaaggaaaaaaatggcattCACTTTTCGGAAGAAAATGTCTGCTACAGATGTGTCGAG GCACATCAATACAGTTGATCTTCAGATGGAAGTAACAAAGTTCCTGCATCAGTGTGAGAGCTCAGGAGCTGCCCAAATGACAGATTCCTCCTTGCCCACACTCTTTGGAAACAATAACATGAAAATGGATGTTGCTTGCAAG GTCATATTGGAAGGCAAAAACATTgaggaggggtttgggattgCATTTAGAGTTCTCCAG GACTTCCAGCTGGAGGCTACAGAAGTATACAGCAAAGTGGCCAAGCAGCTGGTGAAGCAGCAGAAATACAGCGAgatccagcagctcctgaagtGTGTCAATGAGTCTGGAGTGGCAGCAAAAAATGATGGGGATAACATTATCCTAAACTGCTTAAATGAGTTCAAGAACATTCCTGCTGAG GATCTCGATAATCTGATTCAAGATATGGACAGTGATGAAAATAAG ATCCAGGCCTACATGATGTGCAACAAGCTGCGCTCCGCGTACCTGGTGTCGGTGCGGCAGGAGAAGGCCCGGGCCGTGCAGCTCGTCCAGCGCGTGCGGCAGCTGGCCGAGAGCAGCGGCGACGATGTCGTCAAGGCCATCTGTGCCCAGTGGCTCTCAGTGCACCAGCCCAAGGTGAGAAATCGGCTTCCCCAGGGCACCAGGAAGTAA